A genome region from Maylandia zebra isolate NMK-2024a linkage group LG6, Mzebra_GT3a, whole genome shotgun sequence includes the following:
- the LOC101477711 gene encoding ATP-sensitive inward rectifier potassium channel 12: protein MVGTTRPNLHYCPRRYSLMITGAMGAVRVNRYSIVSTDEDALKISSLGLHNGHSPLSQQTLSGTCMRGEEGGGGGGECPGSDDGRGALSLRVTNDPIVHNSCRASPSCRLGLDLGIGRVRSRFVKKNGQCNVVFNNMEDKPRRYLADIFTTCVDIRWRYLLLIFTTTFLLSWLLFGLIFWGVAYAHGDFDIRIPDKDGDARSSAEEGKTEWRPCILHIQGFIGAFLFSIETQTTIGYGFRCVTEECPFAVVTVVVQSIVGCIIDSFMIGTIMAKMVRPKKRAQTLLFSHHAVIALRDGKLCLMWRLGNMRKSHIVEAHVRAQLIKPYVTTEGEYLPLEQTDIDVGYDDGLDRLFLVSPLVVVHEINKNSPLYNLNRNDLQKEDFEIVVILEGMVEATAMTTQARSSYLAKEILWGHRFEPVVFEKGDRYHVDYSRFHKTYEVPSTPICSARELNQMMGHRGHSSSSSSSCSQSPSPFAPRASHRLLGSHSPSAFCYENEVALCCGDDEDEKDPKEQLGDLGFKETFVEEQRVEMLCVLDTENQISLDRLQPALPLYISRESGV from the exons ATGGTTGGAACTACCCGCCCCAACCTACATTACTGCCCCCGCAGATACAGCCTGATGATCACCGGTGCCATGGGAGCGGTGCGGGTCAACAG ATACAGCATCGTTTCCACAGATGAAGATGCCCTGAAGATCTCCAGCCTGGGCCTCCACAATGGACACAGTCCTCTGAGCCAGCAAACGCTATCCGGGACCTGCATGCGAGGTgaggaaggaggagggggaggaggagagtgTCCCGGAAGCGATGACGGAAGAGGGGCTCTGTCTCTGAGGGTGACAAATGATCCGATTGTCCACAACAGCTGCCGAGCTTCACCTTCATGCCGCCTGGGCCTGGATCTGGGCATCGGGCGTGTGCGCAGTCGCTTTGTGAAGAAAAACGGCCAGTGCAACGTGGTTTTCAACAACATGGAGGATAAACCACGACGATACCTGGCTGACATCTTCACCACTTGTGTGGACATACGCTGGCGCTACCTCCTGCTCATCTTCACCACCACCTTCCTTCTGTCTTGGCTGCTGTTTGGCCTGATCTTCTGGGGAGTGGCATACGCTCATGGAGACTTTGACATTCGCATCCCTGATAAGGACGGAGATGCTCGAAGTAGCGCAGAGGAAGGAAAAACCGAGTGGCGGCCATGTATTCTCCACATCCAGGGTTTCATTGGGGCATTCCTCTTCTCCATAGAGACCCAGACCACCATTGGATACGGTTTCCGGTGTGTCACCGAAGAGTGTCCGTTTGCAGTGGTGACCGTTGTGGTGCAGTCCATTGTGGGCTGCATTATTGACTCCTTCATGATAGGGACCATCATGGCAAAGATGGTGCGGCCCAAAAAGCGGGCGCAGACCTTGCTGTTCTCGCATCATGCTGTCATCGCTCTGCGAGACGGGAAGCTGTGCCTCATGTGGCGGCTGGGGAACATGCGCAAAAGCCACATTGTAGAGGCCCACGTCCGTGCTCAGCTCATAAAGCCCTATGTGACTACAGAGGGCGAATACCTCCCCTTGGAGCAAACGGACATCGATGTCGGCTATGATGACGGACTGGATCGGCTGTTTCTGGTGTCGCCGCTGGTGGTGGTCCACGAGATCAACAAGAACAGTCCTCTGTATAACCTGAACCGCAATGACTTGCAGAAGGAGGACTTTGAGATTGTGGTCATCCTGGAGGGCATGGTGGAGGCGACAGCTATGACCACTCAGGCTCGCAGCTCCTACTTGGCTAAGGAGATCCTTTGGGGTCACCGCTTTGAGCCTGTGGTGTTTGAGAAGGGTGATCGCTACCATGTGGACTATTCCCGCTTCCATAAGACCTATGAAGTGCCATCTACACCTATTTGCAGTGCCAGGGAACTGAACCAGATGATGGGTCACAGGGGGCACTCCTCATCCTCCAGCTCGAGCTGCTCTCAGTCCCCCTCACCGTTTGCTCCGAGGGCGAGTCATCGCCTACTGGGCTCACACTCTCCCAGTGCTTTCTGCTACGAGAATGAGGTAGCTTTGTGCTGTGGGGATGATGAGGATGAGAAAGATCCAAAGGAGCAGCTGGGCGATTTAGGTTTCAAGGAGACATTTGTGGAAGAGCAGAGAGTGGAGATGTTATGTGTTCTGGACACAGAAAATCAGATCAGTCTTGACAGGCTACAGCCTGCTCTACCTTTATACATCAGCAGAGAGTCAGGAGTTTAA